A single Sphingopyxis chilensis DNA region contains:
- a CDS encoding SCO family protein has translation MTGIDPAARPPMAKARPILWILVAIAAAACLSLAITAKSGGGKRAAPSAGAGIGGPFTLTGSDGRTVTEKSFAGRPFAIFFGFTRCPEVCPTTLARMAQLRRDLGKDGMKFDIVFVSVDPGHDRPADIGRYISLFRTPVHGLTGTASQLAAIQKAYGVYVKKVPLEGGDYTVDHSAAVYLMDRDGRFVTTIDYHEGDKVALEKLRRIVA, from the coding sequence ATGACCGGCATTGATCCCGCCGCCCGCCCGCCGATGGCGAAAGCCCGCCCTATCCTCTGGATCCTCGTCGCGATCGCCGCCGCGGCCTGCCTGTCGCTCGCGATCACGGCGAAGTCGGGCGGCGGCAAGCGCGCGGCCCCGTCGGCGGGCGCGGGCATCGGCGGTCCGTTCACCTTGACCGGCTCCGACGGCAGGACCGTCACCGAGAAAAGCTTCGCGGGCCGGCCGTTCGCGATCTTCTTCGGCTTCACGCGCTGCCCCGAGGTTTGTCCGACCACCCTCGCGCGCATGGCGCAGCTTCGCCGCGATCTCGGCAAGGACGGCATGAAATTCGATATCGTCTTCGTTTCGGTCGATCCCGGACACGACCGGCCGGCCGACATCGGCCGCTATATCTCGCTTTTCAGGACGCCGGTCCACGGGCTCACGGGAACGGCTTCGCAGCTCGCCGCCATCCAGAAGGCCTATGGCGTCTATGTGAAGAAGGTGCCGCTCGAAGGCGGCGACTACACCGTCGACCATAGCGCCGCTGTCTATCTGATGGACCGCGACGGCCGCTTCGTGACGACGATCGATTATCACGAAGGCGACAAGGTCGCGCTCGAAAAGCTTCGGCGGATCGTCGCCTGA
- a CDS encoding copper chaperone PCu(A)C, with product MNLARCAAAAALLAAAATPLFARSPHAGSLSIERGWSRQTAPGQTVGGGFVTITNRGGAGDRLVAANSPISREVQLHTMSVDEGVMRMRPVGRGIAIPVGKTVELKPGGLHIMFVGLKRPLTPGQSFPVTLRFQLQGAVEVDFRVVPVGSAGPGEARHDRH from the coding sequence ATGAACCTTGCCAGATGCGCAGCCGCCGCGGCCCTGCTCGCCGCAGCCGCGACGCCGCTTTTCGCCAGGAGCCCGCACGCCGGCTCGCTTTCCATCGAGCGCGGCTGGTCACGCCAGACCGCGCCCGGCCAGACGGTCGGCGGCGGCTTTGTGACGATCACCAATCGGGGCGGGGCGGGCGACCGCCTCGTCGCAGCAAATTCGCCGATCTCACGCGAAGTTCAGCTTCACACCATGTCGGTTGATGAGGGCGTCATGCGGATGCGGCCGGTCGGTCGCGGCATTGCCATTCCCGTCGGCAAGACGGTCGAACTCAAGCCTGGTGGACTCCATATCATGTTCGTCGGGCTGAAGCGCCCGCTCACCCCCGGCCAGAGCTTCCCCGTAACGCTGCGCTTCCAGCTGCAAGGAGCGGTCGAGGTTGATTTCCGGGTCGTTCCGGTGGGTTCGGCAGGTCCCGGGGAGGCGCGTCATGACCGGCATTGA
- a CDS encoding DUF2946 family protein encodes MDRMRTFFHRRRALAMWLVALALLSKALVPPGYMPGRNGARSFDVIVCSDPSGPVTQTIIIPFGEEGHKQSGDQPGKASCLFSALTHGAGMASDPAIPIEAIAILLVRGLSATADLPLRREAHLRPPLRGPPAAV; translated from the coding sequence ATGGACCGGATGCGGACCTTCTTCCATCGCCGCCGCGCGCTTGCCATGTGGCTGGTCGCGCTGGCCTTGCTGTCGAAGGCGCTGGTTCCGCCGGGCTATATGCCCGGCCGCAATGGTGCGCGCAGCTTCGACGTCATCGTCTGCTCCGATCCCTCGGGACCCGTCACGCAAACGATCATCATCCCTTTCGGCGAGGAAGGCCACAAGCAAAGCGGCGACCAGCCAGGCAAAGCGTCCTGCCTGTTCAGCGCGCTGACACATGGCGCCGGCATGGCGAGCGATCCCGCGATCCCGATCGAGGCGATCGCCATCCTTCTCGTGCGTGGCCTTTCGGCAACCGCTGATCTGCCTCTTCGCCGCGAAGCGCATCTTCGTCCGCCGCTGCGCGGACCGCCGGCCGCAGTCTGA